A DNA window from Vagococcus penaei contains the following coding sequences:
- the asnS gene encoding asparagine--tRNA ligase, whose translation MKTIQIIDSKNHVGETVKIGAWVANKRSSGKIAFLQLRDGTAYFQGVLVKNEVGEELFDVAKNLPQETSVMITGEIREDTRSKFGYEIGITGIEVVGESHDYPITPKEHGIDFLMDHRHLWLRSSKQHAVMQVRNELIRATYEFFNDRDFIKIDPPILTGSAPEGTTELFETDYFGEPAYLSQTGQLYLEAAAMAFGKVFSFGPTFRAEKSKTRRHLTEFWMMEPEMAFVSQDESLEIQEEYVAFMITKVLENCDYALDVLERDKDLLKKYTELPFPRISYDEAVELLQQNGFEDITWGDDFGSPHETFIANHFEKPVFILNYPKSMSPFYMKPHPTREDVVIRADLIAPEGYGEIIGGSERAIGYDYIVEQIEKDGLDRKDYEWYLDLQKYGPVPHSGFGLGLERTVTWVCGIDHVREASPFPRLLHRIYP comes from the coding sequence ATGAAAACGATACAAATTATTGATTCTAAGAATCATGTAGGAGAAACAGTGAAAATTGGTGCTTGGGTTGCTAATAAGCGTTCAAGTGGAAAAATTGCCTTTTTACAATTACGTGATGGAACAGCTTATTTCCAAGGCGTATTAGTAAAAAATGAAGTTGGGGAAGAATTATTTGATGTAGCAAAAAATTTACCTCAAGAAACGTCAGTGATGATTACTGGAGAAATCCGTGAAGACACACGATCAAAATTTGGTTATGAGATTGGTATTACTGGTATCGAAGTTGTCGGTGAAAGTCATGATTACCCAATCACACCAAAAGAACATGGGATTGACTTTTTGATGGATCATCGTCATTTATGGTTACGGTCATCAAAACAACATGCGGTTATGCAAGTACGTAATGAATTAATTCGTGCAACATATGAATTCTTCAATGATCGTGATTTCATTAAGATTGACCCACCAATTTTAACTGGTAGTGCACCTGAAGGCACAACTGAATTATTTGAAACAGATTACTTTGGTGAACCAGCTTACTTGTCACAAACTGGACAACTTTACTTAGAAGCAGCAGCAATGGCGTTTGGTAAAGTCTTTTCATTTGGACCGACATTTAGAGCAGAAAAATCAAAAACTCGTCGTCATTTGACAGAATTTTGGATGATGGAACCAGAGATGGCTTTTGTTTCTCAAGATGAAAGTTTAGAAATTCAAGAAGAATATGTTGCATTTATGATTACTAAAGTCTTAGAAAATTGTGACTATGCATTAGATGTATTAGAACGTGATAAAGACTTATTGAAAAAATATACAGAATTACCTTTCCCACGCATTTCTTATGACGAAGCGGTTGAGTTGTTACAACAAAATGGTTTTGAAGACATTACTTGGGGTGACGATTTTGGTTCACCACATGAAACATTTATTGCAAACCATTTTGAAAAACCGGTCTTTATTTTAAATTATCCAAAATCAATGAGTCCTTTCTATATGAAACCACATCCAACACGTGAAGATGTTGTGATTCGTGCTGACTTAATTGCACCAGAAGGCTATGGTGAAATTATCGGTGGTAGCGAACGTGCTATTGGATATGACTATATCGTAGAACAAATTGAAAAAGATGGTTTAGATCGTAAAGACTATGAATGGTATTTAGATTTACAAAAATACGGTCCAGTTCCTCACTCTGGTTTTGGTTTAGGTTTAGAGCGAACAGTGACTTGGGTTTGTGGTATTGATCACGTACGTGAAGCTAGCCCATTCCCACGTTTATTACACCGTATTTATCCATAA
- a CDS encoding pyridoxal phosphate-dependent aminotransferase: protein MEIAKRVSQIKPSATLAAAAKARELQSQGIDVLSLTIGEPDFQTPENIKKAAIKSIEDGRASFYTAATGIQELVAAIQHRTQLDYGVTYESDEIVIGTGAKFILYALFQSILNPQDEVIIPTPYWVSYEAQVELAEGTPVFVETSLENNYKVTVVELEAALTEKTKAVIINTPSNPTGMVYSYDELKAIGEWAVEKNILIIADDIYGKLVYNGHRFTPIVSISDAIRRQTIVVTGVSKSYSMTGWRVGYAMGDAGVLKQMGKLISQSTSNLTTVCQYAAVEALTGNQSSIEQMRLAFEDRLNTIYPLIETIPGIKIIKPHGAFYLYPDVSETVKLCGYQTVSAWVDDLLAEAHVAVVLGAGFGTPNNIRLSYATDMATLKEAVSRIHQFVEQKINNR, encoded by the coding sequence ATGGAGATTGCAAAGCGGGTTAGTCAGATAAAACCTTCAGCAACGCTAGCTGCAGCTGCGAAGGCGAGAGAATTACAGAGCCAAGGCATTGATGTGTTGAGTTTAACAATCGGTGAACCGGACTTTCAAACACCTGAGAATATTAAGAAGGCTGCGATTAAATCAATTGAGGATGGTCGTGCGAGTTTTTATACAGCGGCAACGGGTATTCAAGAATTAGTTGCTGCCATTCAGCATAGGACTCAGCTAGATTATGGTGTGACGTATGAGTCGGATGAAATTGTGATTGGAACGGGTGCTAAATTTATTTTATATGCTTTATTTCAATCAATTTTAAATCCCCAAGACGAAGTAATTATACCTACACCTTATTGGGTGAGTTATGAGGCACAAGTTGAGTTGGCAGAAGGTACGCCAGTATTTGTTGAGACTAGTCTTGAAAATAATTATAAAGTCACCGTTGTGGAATTAGAGGCTGCTTTAACTGAGAAAACTAAAGCAGTCATTATTAATACACCGTCTAATCCAACGGGCATGGTCTATTCATATGATGAGTTAAAAGCGATTGGTGAGTGGGCTGTTGAAAAAAATATTTTAATCATAGCAGATGATATTTATGGTAAACTTGTTTATAATGGACATAGGTTTACGCCAATTGTAAGTATTTCTGACGCAATACGGCGCCAAACGATTGTTGTAACTGGTGTGTCTAAGTCTTATTCGATGACTGGTTGGCGCGTTGGTTATGCAATGGGTGATGCGGGCGTGTTGAAACAAATGGGTAAACTTATTAGCCAATCAACCAGTAACCTAACAACTGTTTGTCAGTATGCAGCAGTTGAAGCATTGACAGGAAATCAGTCAAGTATTGAACAAATGCGATTAGCGTTTGAAGATCGTTTGAATACGATTTATCCACTGATTGAAACGATTCCTGGTATTAAAATCATTAAACCACATGGTGCTTTTTATTTGTATCCAGACGTTTCGGAAACAGTGAAGCTATGTGGCTACCAAACGGTCAGTGCGTGGGTTGATGATTTGTTGGCTGAAGCACATGTAGCAGTCGTCCTGGGTGCAGGATTCGGAACACCTAATAATATTCGATTAAGTTATGCGACTGATATGGCAACATTAAAAGAAGCGGTTAGTCGAATACATCAGTTTGTTGAACAAAAAATTAATAATAGATAA
- a CDS encoding DUF5590 domain-containing protein — MKKQKHEKLLKIVTALIIVIIVSSLAIIHIANRPVRKAKSEAKKIAADIAGIDRVTDFYWFTREKTYFTILGSDTKGTNLTVFIPDDGSEAVVMDQAKGTTEDDIIQSVLEFDGVKRIKKISLGMQKKQPVWEVVTTSQDGGLNYYLLDYTNGKVVQEIKNV, encoded by the coding sequence ATGAAAAAGCAAAAACATGAAAAATTATTGAAAATTGTTACAGCTCTAATTATTGTTATTATTGTTAGTAGTCTTGCTATTATTCATATTGCAAATCGTCCAGTTAGAAAAGCTAAATCTGAAGCGAAAAAGATTGCCGCTGATATTGCAGGAATTGACCGAGTAACTGATTTTTATTGGTTTACTAGAGAAAAAACTTATTTTACTATTTTAGGTTCTGATACTAAGGGAACTAATCTGACAGTTTTTATTCCCGATGATGGCAGTGAAGCAGTAGTAATGGATCAAGCCAAGGGAACAACTGAAGATGATATTATCCAATCTGTGCTCGAATTTGATGGGGTCAAGCGAATTAAAAAAATCTCACTCGGTATGCAAAAGAAGCAACCGGTTTGGGAGGTTGTCACGACTAGTCAAGATGGTGGCTTAAATTATTACTTACTAGACTACACGAATGGAAAGGTAGTCCAAGAGATTAAAAATGTGTAG